AAATTTAGGAACGAAAATGTATAATTTGGGCTATTTAATCAAAAAGGAGTGACATGGATAAGAAGCTAAAAATAATGGTTATCCAAGGCCCAAATATCAACATGCTTGGCGCTAGAGAGCCAGGAATTTACGGCGTTATGAAGATGGAGGATATCCACTCTCAAATGAAGATCGTTGCCGATCAAAATGACGTTGAGATAGAGTTTTTTCAAAGCAACCTTGAGGGCGAGCTAGTCGATAAGATCCAAGAGTGCTTGGGCGATGCTGACGGCATCATCATAAACCCAGCCGCTTACACTCACACTTCTATCGCTATCCGTGATGCGTTAAGTGCGGTTGCGCTACCAGTTATCGAGGTGCATATCAGCAACGTTTATAGAAGAGAAGAGTTCCGCCACAAAAGCCTCATCGCACCAGTTGCAGCAGGCCAGATCGTGGGCTTTGGACCAGTTGGCTACCATTTGGCGATGATAGGCATGCTTCAAATTTTTGAGCAAATCAAAGCAGTAAGAGCAAATCAAAAAGCACAATGAATTTCATCTTAAAGGACGAAAACGCCGTATTTTACGAGTGCGGCTACAGCTGCGACAATGAGTTTTTGCTATGCCTTGATGGCGTGAAATACTTTTTCACGGACGCGAGGTATTATTTTGAGGCAAAAAGCTGCGTAAATGCAGGCGTGGTCGTTCTTTTGGCGCAGAGAAATTTAATAAACGAGGTTAGAGCATTTTTAAGAAAGATGAAGCCAAGCAGCCTCGTTTTTAATCCTGACGAGTTAAGCTTAAGCGAGTTTAATGCGCTTAGCAAGGGATTTAAGATAAATTTCAAGCCAAAGGCAAATTTCTCTAGGCTAAAGAGAATTTGCAAGAGCGAAGATGAGATAAAAATTTTAAAAAAAGCTAGCGAATTTGGAGCGAAATGCTTTGACGAATTTGCTAAATTTGTGCGTGAAAATGGCGAAGGAATGAGCGAAAAAGAGCTTCATTTTAACGCCTCGCTCATCTTTAGGCAAAAAAACGAGCTAGGTCTTAGCTTTGATCCGATCGTAGCGATAAATGAAAATGCCGCAAAGGCGCATGCGCTGCCTGGTGATAAAATTTTAAAAAGGGGTGATTTGCTGCTACTTGACGCTGGGGTTAAATTTAAGCGTTACTGCTCTGATCGCACTAGAACTGCTTGCTTTGATGAAAATTTTAACTTCTCAAAGGAGCAAAAATTTAAAAACGCCAAGATGCAAGAAATTTACGAGATCGTAAAAGAGGCTCAGGTTGCTGCGATAAAGGTCGCTAGAGCTGGCGTTAGGGCGTGCGAGATAGACCTTGCAGCAAGAAGTGTGATAGCAAAGGCTGGATATGAAAAGGCCTTTTTTCACTCGACAGGACACGGCGTGGGTGTGGATATACACGAGCTTCCAGTCATCTCAGCAAGGAGCGAAACGCTCATAAAAGAGGGCATGGTCTTTAGCGTGGAGCCTGGAATTTATCTAGAAAATGAATTTGGCGTGCGTATCGAAGACGTCGTGGTCGCAAGAGAAGGTGGGTGCGAAATTTTATGAGGCTAGCTGGAGCAAGAAAGATCGTAAAAAGCCGTTTTTGCCCTAGTTTTTTTCATAAAAGAGATGAGTTTAAGTATGAGGCGCTAGTTGGCATGGGTGGTAACATCGGCGATAGCGCAAAGAGGTTTGATAAATTTATAAGAGCGATTAGTGAAGATAGGCGTTTTCATGTGGTTGAAGTTTCGCCGATCCTTATAAATGCGGCGTTTGGCTACGAAGCGCAGGATGATTTTAGTAACGCTGTTATAAATTTACAAACATCTATGAGCCCTAGAAATTTGCTAAAAATTTTGGGGCATTATGAGAGTAAATTTAAGCGTGTGAGAACGTTTAAAAATGCGCCACGCACGCTTGATCTGGATATTTTGTATTTTAGTAAAAAAGTCTATAAGACGCCACGCCTTATCGTCCCGCACCCAGGGGCTAGTAAGAGGCTTAGCGTGATCGTGCCACTAGGGCTTATGAGAGGTTAAAGGATATAAATGGCTACAAAATTTCATACTTTTACAGGCGAGAGCACTATCGAAGCTTTGAAAAAGGCTCAAGAAACGTGCGGCGAGAAGGCCATACTCGTTACCACAAAGCAAATTCAAGCCAAAACGATAAACAAAAAGCCGCTTTATGAAATTTTAGTAAGCGTTGAAGAGGACGAGGTAAAACAGCCGCCAAAGCCAAATGTAAAAGCAATAAATTATGAAAATGCCTACTCTAAATTTAGCAAAAACTACGAGCCACTAAAGCCAAAATTTGAGATAAAAGAGGAGCCTGCTAAATTTGAAGCAAAGACGACGTCGCCTGAGCCTTACGATCCAAATGAGAGCGTGCTTTTAAATATCTCAGACGTCGCAAAAGAGATAAGCGCGATCGCAAATGTCGATATGAACGAGATCAAAGAGCCAAATACAAATGGCATGAATAAAAAAATAGATGATGTGGCAAAGCAAGTAAGCGTGCTAAGCGAGAAAATAGGGCTGATAACAGATATGATCTGGGACGAAAAAGCCCCAAATCGCAACAATCTCTCGATCCCGCCAGAGTTTGCTACTATCTACAAGCTCGCAAAACAAAGCGGCATGAAAGAGGAGCATTTAGAGGCGATCATGCAAACTACGCTTGAAAATTTGCCTGTTTCTATGAAAAGCAACCCAACCGCAGTAAAAAGGTACTTTTACTCGCTTTTGAGAAATATGCTACCTTGTAGAAAAGAGCTAAACGATAAAAAACAGCGCATAATGATGCTAGTTGGCCCAACTGGAGTTGGCAAGACGACGACTCTTGCAAAGCTCGCGGCTCGTTTTGCTTACGGCAACGAAAAGCGCTATAAAACGGGCATCATCACGCTTGATACGTACCGTATCGGGGCAGTCGAGCAGCTATTTCAGTACGCTAAGATGATGAAGCTACCGATCCTTGACGTCATAGAGGTCGAGGACTTTCAAAACGCCATAAAGCAGCTTAGCTACTGCGACGTGATACTAATCGACACCACTGGAAATTCGCAGTATGACAAAGAAAAACTTGAAAGACTTGATAAATTTTTAAAGCATAGCGGTGCAAAGATCGATGTAAATTTAGTCCTCTCAGCTGGCTCGAAGGTCGAGGATCTAATAGAAATTTATAATGGATTTTCATTTTTAGAGATCGATACTTTAATAATCACCAAATTTGACGAGACCAAAATTTTTGGCAACGTATTTTCGCTGATATATGAGACAAACACGCCAGTTAGCTACTTTAGCGTGGGTCAAGAGGTACCTGATGATCTTGTAGAGGCAAAGAGCGAATTTTTAGTAGAGTGCGTGTTTGACGGCTTTACAAAGCAAAAGGCTAGCGATGAATAACCAAGCGCAAAAACTACAAAATTTAGTCCAGTCTCAAAATAAGGCTAAAAATACGCATTTTATAGCGATTACAAGCGGCAAGGGTGGCGTTGGCAAGAGCACGATAAGTGCAAATTTGGCGAATATCTTGTCGCAAAATGGCTATAAAGTAGGGCTTTTTGACGCTGATATCGGCCTTGCAAACCTTGATGTTATTTTAAACGTTAAAATGGGCAAAAACCTGCTTCACGTGTTAAAAGGCGAGTGCAGTCTAAAAGATATCTTGATACCTATAAATAAGAATTTGATCCTCATCCCTGGCGAAAGCGGCGATGAAATTTTGAAATTTAACAATCAATTTTTATTTGAGAGATTTTTAGATGAGGCTAGCGAGCTTGATGGGCTTGACTTTTTGATCATCGACACTGGAGCTGGCATAGGCGGCAGTACGCAGCTTTTTTTAGAAGCAGCTGATGAGGTTGTCGTGGTGACTGTGCCTGATCCTGCGGCGATAACCGACGCGTATGCGGTCATAAAGATCGTCTCAAGGTTTAAAAATAGCGAGCTTTTGCTTTTAAATATGGTAAAAAACGAGGCTGAGGCCACTAGAATTTATGAAAATGTAAAGCGAGTTGCAAATGCAAATATCGGGCCAAGCTTAAATTTAGAGCTAATTGGCTACGTGGCTTCTGATAAGAGCGTGGCAAGGAGTATAAAACAAAGGACA
This genomic stretch from Campylobacter concisus harbors:
- the aroQ gene encoding type II 3-dehydroquinate dehydratase, giving the protein MDKKLKIMVIQGPNINMLGAREPGIYGVMKMEDIHSQMKIVADQNDVEIEFFQSNLEGELVDKIQECLGDADGIIINPAAYTHTSIAIRDALSAVALPVIEVHISNVYRREEFRHKSLIAPVAAGQIVGFGPVGYHLAMIGMLQIFEQIKAVRANQKAQ
- a CDS encoding aminopeptidase P family protein → MNFILKDENAVFYECGYSCDNEFLLCLDGVKYFFTDARYYFEAKSCVNAGVVVLLAQRNLINEVRAFLRKMKPSSLVFNPDELSLSEFNALSKGFKINFKPKANFSRLKRICKSEDEIKILKKASEFGAKCFDEFAKFVRENGEGMSEKELHFNASLIFRQKNELGLSFDPIVAINENAAKAHALPGDKILKRGDLLLLDAGVKFKRYCSDRTRTACFDENFNFSKEQKFKNAKMQEIYEIVKEAQVAAIKVARAGVRACEIDLAARSVIAKAGYEKAFFHSTGHGVGVDIHELPVISARSETLIKEGMVFSVEPGIYLENEFGVRIEDVVVAREGGCEIL
- the folK gene encoding 2-amino-4-hydroxy-6-hydroxymethyldihydropteridine diphosphokinase, encoding MRLAGARKIVKSRFCPSFFHKRDEFKYEALVGMGGNIGDSAKRFDKFIRAISEDRRFHVVEVSPILINAAFGYEAQDDFSNAVINLQTSMSPRNLLKILGHYESKFKRVRTFKNAPRTLDLDILYFSKKVYKTPRLIVPHPGASKRLSVIVPLGLMRG
- the flhF gene encoding flagellar biosynthesis protein FlhF, yielding MATKFHTFTGESTIEALKKAQETCGEKAILVTTKQIQAKTINKKPLYEILVSVEEDEVKQPPKPNVKAINYENAYSKFSKNYEPLKPKFEIKEEPAKFEAKTTSPEPYDPNESVLLNISDVAKEISAIANVDMNEIKEPNTNGMNKKIDDVAKQVSVLSEKIGLITDMIWDEKAPNRNNLSIPPEFATIYKLAKQSGMKEEHLEAIMQTTLENLPVSMKSNPTAVKRYFYSLLRNMLPCRKELNDKKQRIMMLVGPTGVGKTTTLAKLAARFAYGNEKRYKTGIITLDTYRIGAVEQLFQYAKMMKLPILDVIEVEDFQNAIKQLSYCDVILIDTTGNSQYDKEKLERLDKFLKHSGAKIDVNLVLSAGSKVEDLIEIYNGFSFLEIDTLIITKFDETKIFGNVFSLIYETNTPVSYFSVGQEVPDDLVEAKSEFLVECVFDGFTKQKASDE
- a CDS encoding P-loop NTPase, which codes for MNNQAQKLQNLVQSQNKAKNTHFIAITSGKGGVGKSTISANLANILSQNGYKVGLFDADIGLANLDVILNVKMGKNLLHVLKGECSLKDILIPINKNLILIPGESGDEILKFNNQFLFERFLDEASELDGLDFLIIDTGAGIGGSTQLFLEAADEVVVVTVPDPAAITDAYAVIKIVSRFKNSELLLLNMVKNEAEATRIYENVKRVANANIGPSLNLELIGYVASDKSVARSIKQRTLFTDDEAYGSASVQIKQIASNLLYRLERKVLKDEQSRSFGGFFKRLIEQF